ATACTGCAACTTGTCCAAAACGGGTATTTCCCGGATCCGAACCTGCAATTTTTCACAAAGAGTCATAATCATCTCATGGTCCTAAATTTCAAACCCCAAAATAGGTAGCACTGGTTTGAATCTTTATGATAACACGAGACCACACCTTTATTGTATTATCTGAACGCAGGCAAGATTTGCAATCACACAAGCCACGACATGCAGGGCAAACTTTCTCGACTTCTTCAAGTGATATCTCCGAGTACCTTAAAATGCATGAGACATCATTAGTACCGCGAACTCTTTCTACCAAAGGTTTATAGAATTCTGATATAAAcagaatgaaaagaaaagaaagcacACCTTGCCGATAGACAATTGTGGCAGAAGGCTCTTTGATTGCATTTGAGGCAAGAAAtgattctctctctatcttttctCTGGCATTGATGGCAGATTTCCCCCAAAGACTCTGCAGACACATCTGTGCTTGCTGCTGAGTATTCCTACAACACAGAAAACCAGTTACTTTTAATCCTTAtaagcaaacaaacacatatGGGTGTACAAGTTCTTTGTCTAACCaatgagaaacaagaaacttaCCATAGGACTGGTGCTTTGGTGTGATCTGTTTCGTGTCGGATCCATAACAGCAACAGATGGTGGTGTCCTATAAGATCTGTAGCCCTCTTCAAACATTACAACATCTCTACCCAAGTCATCATTCAAATCCACTGCAACACGTGGAGAGAAACTCCTCATCATCGGTGTCTCGGGCGAGTACCGCATCAGGCTTTTATTATGTCTCTTCTCTAGTCTACCATTACTCTTGGAAGCAGAGGCAAGACCGTTATTATAGTGGTCAATGCTGGTGACTGGTAACTCGAAATCATCCATCTTCCCTTCCGAATACGTATCTGTTTCGCCTAACGATGATCGCCTTTTCGCTTTCTTCTGGTTCGCCCTGAAAGCAGAATTAGCCGCCCGCTTCTTTGCTTGGATGTAGTGCTTCTCACAAACAGTCTTATCAGCCATGGACATTGCAGTGCATCTCCACTGTTTACCATCCGATCTCTTGCACCGTAAGTCATCTGGAATCCCGGGAATAGACTCACCATTGCCATTGCCAATGCCATTGGCGGATCGAGTTTGCTCATTAGCATTCATTCTAATCACTGAATCACAAGTTTCATCAAAATTGACCTGCATTGTCAAAACACTAGATTTTCAAACTAAAATCAGAAATTGAGCACTCACTAAAgggaaagaaaactaaattgGTAGCTTATACACTCCTGCTCgaatttgagagagagatcaaCCAAATTACAATCCCAAAATCCAATATTTGTAAGCAAAACCCGTTAAATCCCCCAATTCAAcgaacacacacacacacatgatCAATCACTGAACCTAAGAGCTCTAGAAACACATGCTATATCGATCGATATATGTATAGAACTAATAAGTGCGTACAAATTCGaagacagaagaagagaactcCGAAATCGCTAAAATCGAACGtagaattgaagaagagtgtTTAAGATTGGGGAATTCGAGAGGCTCATCAACAAGTATAtaagtgtgtatatatatataggtacatatatatatgaaaataattgcTCGTACTTACAGTGAAAGAAGGAAAACCCCAAAcctgaaattagggttttggtcGAGAGAAATTGCAGAGGTTATAGATGGGAGAGAGACCTATCATGTTCAGGATACTTTTCTTATacttctgtcttttttttttttttttttttttggatattccCTTTCCGCTTaggttttccttttttcctccTCTGTAACTAAGAAGAAGTAAACTCGGATTCAGACAGAACATGGATATGGGttcacttgtttttcttcttttctttatttttgtttcagtgtggtgttttttgattcaaaagtGGATCCCCATTGTACAGTTACCAAATATggatataaacaaacaaaagttaagGGAAATATGTatacaaatttcaaatttaaaatattttgatatgttgtcaaagaattatatataaatatattaatattgcAATTTTATTAAAGTAAACTTACCAATTgatgaaacacaaaaaaaaaagtccttGATAAGGTTGTTTTACAGTAATTTGATTCTAAACCTGTTGACTTGTAATGCATCCGGAATTTGGATTTCGGATAGTTTCATAGAAAGAATTATTTGGTTCTAATGTAAATTATGTTCATTTCGTATTTGCTAATGGTAATTAACATTAATGACTATGTCATATTCGTTTTCTAATTTTCAGCGACTAACGATTAAATTGTGTTCATTTTGTAGTTACTGAAAATAACGATGAGCAACTGAACGTGATTCAAAATACTCAACGCTAAAATTTTCATTGGTCAAAAACTTTTAAGTCATTGGCAATGGTGTCGTTTGAAATATGATCGTGTATGTTTGTTGGGTTTTTAGTTATCATTGAGTGATTTTTTTGCTAAACAAATTCTGAATGGTGAGTTGATGATTAGTTTCAAGACTTGCAAGTAGTTGAGTGATGAGATCAAGTACTAGAAGAAAAATCaggtaaactttttttgtgttatatatcaaaatttgtgaatATGGTCTCCTCCAATATATGGACTAACGTGTATATTTGCGTTTAACTTAAATGTTCCGTGAAGGAGAATAAAGTGGCAAAGAATATGGATAGTGCGTCAGGACCACGCGACGTGAGGCTATCGTTGAATTAAAAGGATGATTCGATCGAGAAAATGAGAACCAATCGCCTTCGAGAATaagcaaaaatagaaaacGTATGGGTTATTCCACGCGTATTGCTCTTGACtactgaagaagaaaccaagaaagatGCTTGAGATTATTCTACATTTCAAAAGATTCCACCTTATATGCTCATTCATTATCGCAATACATGCATGGTTCCAAGTTTTAAGTTAGTAACTTTTTTCCGAAGACAACTAATCTTCAACTAATTACCATCATATATACCACCATTAGTTGGTTTTGTTAAACTGTAATTCAatgtaaatttattaaaacattttcatttagAGTTTACGGTAAACTTTCGAATGGTAAAGTTGTAGAATTCGTACTCGTCCACTTGATATTCTTTTTCGAATATGTTAGTGATGTTGATCATATCCAATCCTAGCAGAGTAAAATGCGATATGATTACTACATATCATGATATCAAcatcaaacaataataagtCTAACTCTCCGGCGTGTCTTTGTCCTATTTTACGTACCTGATTACGTTGTCAAGTAACCAGGCTTACGGAGAACACCGAATTGATCATGGTCTTATCATTTGAGACATTCTTTAAAACGTTTATAATTTCCATATCTTTGAACGTTTACATTGCCATTATCACTAAACTCTTAGATACACATGAGTTTATTATTTGAACCATGgtcaaataataatttactaaaaacaGCAAGATAATTAAACTTCAGATAAGAAGAAACTAAtattagaaggaaaaaagctATTTGCATTTAAAGAAACCGCGtccttaacaaaaaaaatctcgtGCGTGTCCCTCCCgtgtgtaaaaaaaaaactctttgtTCCTTAAACCGACTTTATCATAAATGCATATATATCCTTTGCCCTCTccacttttcttttcctcatcATAAAAAACATTCTCAGAGCAAATTTCAAGTTTATTTCATTCAATTTCGATCCGAGTAACCATGGAGTGTAGATCATTGGATCTGACGATTATATCTGCGGAGGATCTCAAAGACGTTCAATTGATCGGTAAACAAGACTTGTACGCCGTCGTTTCCATCAACGGCGACGCTAGGACGAAGCAGAAGACAAAGGTTGATAAAGATTGCGGCACCAAACCTAAATGGAAGCATCAAATGAAGCTCACCGTCGATGACGCAGCGGCGCGTGACAATCGTCTTACTCTTGTTTTCGAGATCGTGGCGGATCGTCCCATCGCTGGTGATAAACCTGTCGGTGAGGTTAGCGTTCCGGTGAAGGAGCTTTTGGATCAGAATAAAGGTGACGAGGAGAAAACGGTTACTTACGCCGTGAGGTTGCCTAACGGGAAGGCGAAAGGATCTCTCAAATTCTCGTTCAAATTTGGGGAAAAGTATACTTATGGATCTTCGAGTGGTCCTCACGCGCCGGTCCCTTCGGCTATGGATCATAAGACTATGGATCAGCCCGTCACCGCTTACCCGCCCGGACACGGTGCACCGTCTGCATACCCTGCTCCTCCCGCGGGTCCTTCTTCCGGATATCCACCACAAGGACATGACGATAAGCACGATGGTGTTTATGGATACCCGCAGCAGGCTGGATATCCAGCTGGAACCGGTGGTTATCCGCCACCTGGTGCATACCCACAACAGGGAGGTTACCCTGGATATCCGCCTCAGCAACAGGGTGGATACCCGGGTTATCCGCCACAGGGTCCATATGGTTACCCGCAACAAGGTTATCCACCACAGGGTCCATACGGTTACCCGCAACAGCAAGCTCATGGTAAACCGCAGAAACCGAAGAAGCATGGTAAGGCTGGAGCTGGAATGGGACTAGGACTTGGGCTTGGAGCTGGTTTATTGGGTGGGTTGTTGGTTGGTGAAGCGGTTTCTGACATCGCTGATATGGGTGACATGGGTGACATGGGTGACATGGGTGGTTTCGATTTCTGATTGCTGTGTTATcaagttttaatttcttaggATAATTGCTCTAATGTTTTTCGTTTGATGAATCATGTGAAGAACGTGAGAGATCAAGTTTTATCTTGTGTTTATGTCTCCGGttacttattttcttctaatgaATGTAACATTATGATATTTCCAATCTCTGGCTGTTGAATAGAATGCAATGAAACATTGGAAATATAGTGTTGACTTTGTCACCTTTATTAAGCATTAGCCATGCCATAGAAAAGTTCCATATAATTTGTCTAAGCATAATGTACATCACAAAAGGTGTAAACAACTAAACATAATTGTACTAATTGTTAAAAGCTTCCGATTACTTTGAGCTTAGTTAAAGTTAAAGCCTGCGTACCATACATAGTTTTGTAGGGAATTAGGGATGACAAAAGGAACATTGTTCTTATAAAAAATAGCTCAACACCATTCTTTTTTacaggaaaaaaatgaaataaccAACAGCTGCAAATCCTATAGCTAACCGACTCAAAAGACCTTCAATTATACGATTCTATAACTCATCGTGATCATCTCCATCGTCGTCCTCATTCTCTCCCTCGGTTTTCTCGTAAACCGACTTAATAACCGGGTCACAAACCAACTCCACCTCCTTCAGTTTCTCATCATAATCTTCCTTCTCTGCATTCACATTCTCTTCTAACCACTCCAAAGCCTCCTTCAAAACCCCTTCcatcttctctttatcttcatCACTTATCTTCTTCGCAAGCTTCTCCTTATCGGCCACTGTACTTTTCATGTTGTACACATACGTTTCAAGCTTGTTCCTCGCATCAATCTTCTCCTTCATAATCTTATCTTCCTCAGCAAACTCCTCTGCTTCTCTGATCATTTcctcaatctcttcttctgtcaAACGACCTTTATCGTTCGTTATTGTAATCGATTGTGACGTCTTAGCAACTTTGTCTTCAGCTTTCACCTGCAGGATCCCATTTGCGTCCACTTCGAAAGTCACCTCAATCTGTGGCACTCCCCTGAAATATTGGTTTCTTGTATCATaagtaaaccaaaaacagaactaAAACCGAAATGTGTTAGTAGCTAAGATTGACTTAAAGTTTACCTGGGTGCAGGAAGAATGCCTGTGAGATCGAATTTTCCAAGCTCGCGGTTATCTTTCGTCATGCTTCTCTCGCCTTCGTAGACGTTGATAGTCACAGTAGTTTGCTGATCTTGGTAAGTAGTGAACACCTGAGACTTCTTCGTTGGGATCACCGTGTTCCTCGGAATAATGTTTGTCATCACGCCTCCGACAGTTTCAATACCGAGACTCAAAGGCGCAACATCAAGCAGTAGAATATCTGTTTTCAATAAAGTTAAGTTTTCTGCAACTCAACTACAATGATAAAAACACTTCGCAACTATTGTCATAAAGAGAGTTAAAAGAGTCACTTACTTTGTGTTTCTTCTCCACCTTCACCACTTAATACTCCACCTTGGACCGCGGCGCCATAGGCCACAGCCTCATCAGGGTTAGTCCCTTTGCTGGGTTCCTTGCCGTCGAAGAAATCCTTTAACATCTGCTGAACTTTTGGGATTCGAGTGCTTCCTCCAACAAGAACAATCTCGTCGATATCAGATTTCTTCAAACCCGCATCTTTAAGAGCCTTCTTCACTGGCTCCATAGTCTTCTTGAACAAATCCATGTTGAGTTCCTCGAATCTTGCTCTCGTTAAAGGCTCAGAGAAATCAACTCCATCAAAGAGCGACTCAATCTCAACACGGACTTGGTGCTGGTTGCTCAAAGATCGTTTCGCAAGCTCACATTCACGCCTAAGTTTACCAAGGGCTTTGTGATCCTTGCTAATGTCTTTGTTATACTTCTTCTTGACAAGTTTGATGAAATAGTCCATCACTCTGTGGTCAAAATCTTCTCCACCAAGGTGAGTGTCTCCACTTGTGGATAAGACTTCAAAGACTCCATTGTCTATGGTAAGGATACTAACATCGAATGTTCCACCACCAAGATCATATACGAGAATGTTTGACTCCCCACCTTTTTTGTCTAAACCATAAGCTATGGCAGCACCCGTTGGCTCATTGATTATACGAACCACGTTAAGCCCCGCGATTGCCCCTGCATCCTTTGTGGCTTGCCTCTGCGCATCATTGAAATACGCTACAAAACAACCAAGAAGCAAGACAAGCATTCTCATTATCAATACATTCAAGGTGCTACACACTTATACTTTAAACAGACTAAACCGTTGCGGACtggtgttttggtttcttctcaaAAACTTCTGAATAGACTAATCCGTATCCGTTTAAAGTATATTAACACATACCTGGAACCGTGATCACAGCATCTTTAATCTTCTTTCCCAAGAAAGCTTCAGCTGTTTCTTTCATCTTGGTTAGTATCATAGCACTTATTTCCTCAGGGCTAAACAATTTCTCTTCACCTTTAACCTTCACTTGAATGTAAGGCTTCCCATCTTTGTTCACAACCTTGTATGGCAAGAATTTGATATCCCTTTGTACATCAGGATCATCAAATCTGTAACACAACacccaaaaaacataaacaaaaagctcaagatatattatatatggaCTAGACAGACACTATGACACTAATTACTAAACACTTACTTTCTTCCAATCAGACGTTTCGGGTCGAAGATGGTTCGCTCCGGGTTCTTGGCTGCTTGATTCTTAGCAGCTTCCCCGATGAGACGTTCGGTATCAGTAAATGCAACCCAAGATGGTGTAATTCTGTTTCCTTGATCGTTTGCTATGATTTCCACATGTTTGTTATGATAGACACCAACACATGAATATGTAGTCCCTAGATCGATCCCTATCACCGTCCCCAGTTTCTGCTCTTCGCCTTCTATTGCCAAACTTGACATCAAAGCTGCTCCaatattcattaaaaaatcaaGCACTATAGCATAAATAGGAGAAACGtcaaattccaaaaaatgtgtgttttaTGAGAATTTTACCAGTCAGAAAAACCAAACACGCAATAGCTTTGTTCCTCGTCATCTTCGCTGTGTTTTCCTtgataaaaatcatttttcgtTGTTGAGAACTCTTCTTCGATCTCGTTTGTTAGTTTATTTGGAAGAGTATGAAGTTCGTCGTCTATTTATATGTGCTTCAGTATGATTCGTATTTAGCCTCGGTAGAGTGTCCTCTCCAATCACTTCTTGACACGTAAGCTTAATGGGTTATTTTGTGTTGGCGCGCTCCTTACTTTTTACACACGTAAAGTACCCAATCACAAGCAGACACGTGACATTAAATCGTCATCGCAAAATCTTTCAAAGGTTTTACGACTTCTTCGTATGTATGTATAGTTATCCAAAACAATTATcattataatcaaaattaaattattaacaatgTTTTTATCACATGCATGaattattaaaagatttttttcgTGTACcgattaataaaataaaaagatttgcGTCATAATTTACATAAggataatttcttttgttattaatgAATTAGTGTAATGCCAAAACTACTGCATATGCGGTGAGGTGTAATATTTGGAAGAACATGACTAATGCTTAACCACTCCATTTATTTATCACGcagacatatatataagaaatatgCCATTTTCTAATTACTCTCAGTGTTGTATTTGTATTGGAATCAATGCACAATAAGAATTGGATATTggataacaacaaaacagGCAAACCAACCCTAATGGCGGCCCTAGGTTTTTGGCTTCTAATATTAATTCactttcaaaactaaataattgaCCAtatatcatttgatttttaaaatatgtcgTTGGAgtaaatcaatattttaatactaaGTTATAATTCATATGGTATACTCGAAATTGTCAAAGGGTAATAtggatattattattttattttattttttgttagaagGGTAATATGGGCATTATAATCCGTCTTTTTTGACATTATATAAATTACATAGTATACAAAACAGCGTGAATAATGTAATTGTAGTGAATGCGGGAGGAAGAAATGGAATCTTCGTCAGAAGGTGAGACAAACAAGATTTCCCGATGCAAAGCCACTGGTTCAGACAATCCTGATGAGGACTACGTCGAGATCACACTCGAAGTGCGAGACGAAACCATCAACACAATGAAGGCCAAGGCGACACTTCGTTCGGTTCTTTCCGGGAGGCTGAAAACGATGGTTAAGTCGCTATCGTTTGCTTCACGCCGGCTCGACCGTAGTAAGTCGTTCGGTGCTATGTTTGCTCTTCGAGGGTTGAGGTTCATTGCCAAAAACGACGCCGTTGGTAGAGGCTGGGATGAGGTTGCAATGAGGTTTGATAAGTTGGCCGTTGAAGGGAAACTCCCTAAATCCAAATTTGGACATTGCAtaggtaaacaaaaaaactttaaataatataccttttttggtttcatttttttctctctgtaatTTCACTGCAATACTCAACTTGTTTCTCAtatacagttttgtttttttattactttttttttaactgaattttaaaagaattatttCAACTAAATAGGAATGGTTGAATCTAGCGAATTTGTGAACGAGCTTTTTGAGGCGTTGGTCCGAAGGAGAGGGACTACGTCATCGTCAATCACCAAAACTGAATTGTTTGAATTCTGGGAGCAGATCACAGGCAATAGTTTTGATGATAGGCTGCAAATCTTTTTTGATATGTAAgcatgattttatatttatttatagtatTTTGACAAGTATAATGCATGATTATCATTTGTCATAAAATATGGTAAGTTGATTAGTTatctctttgtgtttatgtatATAAGGGTGGACAAAAATTTGGACGGACGTATTACAGGAGATGAGGTTAAGGAGGTGAGGTATACCTTATTAAATTGATCTCAATTTCGTTATGGTcctaatataaaaatgttacaatCTAAGTTGTTTCGGCTGAATTATAGATAATTGCTTTAAGTGCTTCGGCTAACAAGCTATcaaagattaaagaaaatgtAGATGAATATGCTGCCTTGATCATGGAAGAACTAGATCGCGACAACCTCGGATATATTGAGGTTCGTTGTCTACTATCTAATGGTTACACTTGTTTAACATCACTATTAAAAACATGGTTAAATCCTTAAAATCAGTTGTAAAtgtatttgttatatatttcaatGTGTTTGAAAATATAGTTGAGCAATGGTTTACTTGCAGTTACATAACTTGGAAACATTGCTTCTCCAAGTTCCTAGCCAATCAAATAACAGTCCATCTTCCGCGAACAAACGTGCACTCAACAAGATGTTGAGCCAGAAGCTCATACCAACAAAAGATCGAAACCCGGTGAAAAGATTTGCTATGAATATATCATACTTCTTCTTGGAAAATTGGAAAAGGATTTGGGTGTTAACATTGTGGATATCCATTTGCATCACTCTCTTCACTTGGAAATTTCTCCAGTATAAACGCAAAACCGTGTTCGAGGTGATGGGCTACTGTGTTACCGTGGCCAAAGGCAGTGCAGAGACCTTGAAATTCAACATGGCTCTCATTCTCTTGCCCGTTTGTAGGAACACTATCACTTGGCTAAGGACCAAGTCCAAGCTTATTGGGTCTGTTGTTCCATTTGATGACAATATCAATTTCCACAAGgtaaattatgtatattaatatatatcatatctatacacattatataattttcattgtCCAATAatccatgttttttttgttgttgtagaagAATACAAAAAGATATACGACTTTTGTAACAATATAATTTGGTTATGCTTAATCTTTATGTCCATGCAGGTTGTTGCATTTGGGATCGCGGTTGGAATAGGCTTGCACGCTATATCTCACCTGGCATGTGATTTCCCGCGTTTGCTGCATGCAAAAAATGTAGAGTTTGAGCCAATGAAAAAGTTTTTCGGAGACGAGAGGCCTGAAAATTATGGATGGTTCATGAAAGGGACAGACGGGTGGACCGGTGTTACCATGGTGGTTCTTATGTTAGTGGCCTACGTCTTGGCGCAGTCGTGGTTCAGACGAAACCGGGCAAACCTACCAAAATCGTTGAAACGATTGACTGGTTTCAACGCATTTTGGTACTCACACCATTTGTTTGTCATCGTTTATGTTCTTCTCATCGTGCATGGCTATTTTGTTTATCTCTCAAAGGAATGGTACCACAAGACGGTAcgtatacatatattttttcttgcgTCTTGATTAATCACGGAGTGTTCAGAAAATCAGACGAAAAGATCatatgataatttttgttgatgaaagCATCCTTTGTTATTATTACCTTTGGACAGACGTGGATGTATCTGGCAGTTCCCGTACTACTATATGCATTTGAACGATTGATTCGTGCATTTAGACCAGGTGCCAAGGCTGTCAAGGTTTTGAAGGTATTTCTATGATCTGTTCACAATAATATACATGCATTCTTGTTATTATAGACAAAAATCAAGGATATATTtcacttttttaatttctattgACATCAAACTGATTTTCAGGTGGCAGTATATCCAGGAAATGTACTTTCACTTTACATGTCGAAGCCTAAAGGTTTCAAGTACACAAGTGGacagtacatatatattaactgTTCTGACGTCTCACCATTACAATGGTATATCAACAATACAATGCCACTGAACTTGTACAAGCATAAGattttaactttattattaacctattttcaattttgtgtAGGCATCCGTTTTCAATTACTTCGGCTTCCGGGGATGATTACCTCAGCGTTCATATCCGCACACTCGGAGACTGGACATCGCAACTCAAATCCTTATATTCCAAGGTTACTATTTTTCAAGAGTAACATTTGTGAATTAATGATATATGTACTTGATTTGTTTAATTACAAAACCATAGGTTTGTCAACTTCCCTCAACAAGTCAAAGTGGGCTCTTCATAGCTGACATAGGTCAAGCCAACAATATAACCAGGTACagtttttgatttataatttgaGTAATCATGATTTAAAAACATGAGCAATTTTTCTAATGAATTTTACATGGAAAGGTTTCCGAGGCTGTTAATCGATGGTCCATATGGTGCACCCGCACAAGATTACCGGAACTACGATGTATTGCTTCTAGTAGGTCTAGGGATCGGAGCGACGCCATTAATCAGCATAATCAGGGACGTCCTTAACAACATCAAGAACCAGAATTCCATCGAACGAGGCACTAACCAACACATAAAAAACTATGTTGCCACAAAACGAGCTTATTTTTATTGGGTAACAAGAGAGCAAGGATCATTGGAATGGTTCAGTGAGGTCATGAACGAGGTAGCTGAGTATGATAGTGAGGGGATGATTGAACTACATAATTACTGCACTAGCGTGTATGAGGAAGGAGATGCGAGGTCAGCACTAATCACCATGTTGCAGTCATTGCACCACGCCAAGAGCGGCATTGACATCGTATCGGGCACTCGGGTCCGAACCCATTTCGCTCGACCCAATTGGCGTAGTGTCTTCAAGCACGTCGCAGTCAACCACGTCAATCAACGAGTTGGTATGTCACTAGCTATTACAACAATTCCATAGCTATTGTAGAATCTTTCTAGTAAGTAActgattttcctttttctattttgttggTAGGGGTTTTCTACTGTGGTAATACATGCATCATAGGAGAGTTAAAGAGACTGGCTCAAGATTTCTCTAGGAAAACTACGACCAAGTTTGAGTTCCACAAGGAAAATTTCTAGTTTCGATTCTATTCATCCATCAGACcatcattagaaaataataagcaaaatatGTCAAGCTGATATCTATTATAATTATAACCACACTTTGAAGGGGTTCTAGATTCAAAAGTTGAGACTACAACTTGAAGTTTTCTATAATgtaaagaggagaaagaagagtgtACATAAAAGAGGACTTAGGCGTAGTAATTCAAGCTTGCTTTCTTCTTGGCTTGTACTTGAATTATACCTTCATTGAAATCCTCATGGTTCACCTGCACACACATTTACCATTTCCTCCATATCATCCACATCCTAAAGTTACAACCACTAAGACGAAAGATATATGCATACCTCAGTTGCATCCCGGCGCAGGGCAAGCATACCCGCTTCAACACACACTGCTTTGAGTTGAGCTCCATTGAAATCATCCGTTGACCGAGCAAGCTCTTCAAAATTGACGTCTGCATTCACATTCATTTTCCTTGAATGTATCTGTAACCCCATCGCCAACAttatgcaaaaacaaaacagtacCCAAGATAAGTTATCCGCGGAATACATAGAAAATCACAGCAAGACTTGTCTAAGTGCATGAAGCTCTCTAATTTTAGCTTTAAAACGACatagaaataaagaaagaaaaaagaaaagatgcaGTAAAGGATACAGAACCTGTAAGATCCTGCCTCTAGCTTCTTCAGTGGGGTGCGGAAACTCGATTTTACGATCCAAACGACCAGAACGCATAAGGGCAGGATCTAGTATATCAGCACGATTTGTCGCTGCAATAACCTAAGTTTGTaaaattatgagtttttcATGCCTTTCACTAAATAAATAGACATTTGCAGGGGTAATATGAGGGGTAACAACCTTAATGCGATCATCGCTGCTGAATCCATCAAGCTGGTTGAGCAGCTCCAACATTGTCCTTTGTACCTCACGGTCTCCACTAACTTCGCTGTAAGCCAATTAAAAGTCAGCATTAGTcatcagaaagaaaataaaatagttatgACATGACTCTAGATAGAGTACCTATCAAAACGCTTTGTCCCTATTGCGTCAATCTCATCTATGAATATAATACAAGGGGATTTCTCTTTTGCAAGCAGGAAAGCATCACGGACAAGTTTTGCTCCATCTCCGATGAACATCTATACATAAGTCTAAAAAAAGTTACTTTCCGTTTGGTTCAAAAAATATCACAGGAACAAGATCAAAATCAG
This sequence is a window from Arabidopsis thaliana chromosome 1 sequence. Protein-coding genes within it:
- the SRC2 gene encoding soybean gene regulated by cold-2 (soybean gene regulated by cold-2 (SRC2); CONTAINS InterPro DOMAIN/s: C2 calcium/lipid-binding domain, CaLB (InterPro:IPR008973), C2 calcium-dependent membrane targeting (InterPro:IPR000008); BEST Arabidopsis thaliana protein match is: Calcium-dependent lipid-binding (CaLB domain) family protein (TAIR:AT3G16510.1); Has 25146 Blast hits to 15856 proteins in 1076 species: Archae - 6; Bacteria - 3010; Metazoa - 13770; Fungi - 3151; Plants - 2962; Viruses - 83; Other Eukaryotes - 2164 (source: NCBI BLink).) is translated as MECRSLDLTIISAEDLKDVQLIGKQDLYAVVSINGDARTKQKTKVDKDCGTKPKWKHQMKLTVDDAAARDNRLTLVFEIVADRPIAGDKPVGEVSVPVKELLDQNKGDEEKTVTYAVRLPNGKAKGSLKFSFKFGEKYTYGSSSGPHAPVPSAMDHKTMDQPVTAYPPGHGAPSAYPAPPAGPSSGYPPQGHDDKHDGVYGYPQQAGYPAGTGGYPPPGAYPQQGGYPGYPPQQQGGYPGYPPQGPYGYPQQGYPPQGPYGYPQQQAHGKPQKPKKHGKAGAGMGLGLGLGAGLLGGLLVGEAVSDIADMGDMGDMGDMGGFDF